TTAGCACTGGTCTGTAATGTAAAAGTCTTATCACTACAAACTCCCAGAGTAATGGCAGCAATAGAGGGAGCCACGAAAGCAATAGCCGCCCCCATTAACACCTGGGAGCCATAAATGACAGGTTTGTGATTAGCCAGTGCGACAATAGCGATAGAGACAATCGCAATAATGATACCGCAAGTTGCTATTAGCATTCGCTTTAAGCGGGTGCTATCAATAAAAGCCCCAGCGGGCGTTTGCAATAAAACCGTGGTGATACCACCAATAGCTAAAACGATGCCAATTTCCCCTGGCTGCCAGTGCATAGCTGACAACAGGTATATCGCCAAGTAGGGGCCTAAACCTGCAACCACATCTCCCGCGAAGAAGTTCGTAAAAAGAAGAGGCTTGTTTAAACTCATAAATAAGTCTTCTCGTGGGATTTATCAGCCCAGGTGGATGCCCTGACACCAAATAAAAGAAGTGGAGAATGATTTTCAGAGTAGCAGTAAGCAGAGACGACATCCGAGGCTGCACCAATGTCCCTTAGCCTGATAGTATCGGCGATCATCTTCTTAATGATTGCTGCCCGGCAGTGGCTCCCCTCCTCGATTCGCATCTGGCATATTATGACCCTTGGTGCGATCGCTTTACTGCTCATGCGTCAAATTACCTTTAGAGAGGCTTTCTGGGCCATAGATTGGGATCTGATATTATATTTATTCTCGGTCTTCTCTATTGCCTCAGCCCTGTACGACACAGGGATATCCGCACAAATCAGCCACCGGATTCTTTCAATCAAGCATCCAAGTCTTGTATTAACAAGTTATATCCTCGTAATGGCAATTTGTGCAGCCCTTCTTACCAATGATGCCGCTGCTGTAATCGGTGTACCCATTGCAATTGTACTTGCGCGGAATATGAAATGGGGACTGATTCCACTCCTGATTACACTCTGTGCAACAGTCACAATTGGCAGCATGGTATCCCCCGTAGGCAATCCCCAAAACATACTGATTGCCAACGCCGGGAACTTCGACAATATGTTTGTCGTTTTTGCTCAGTGGACTCTTGTACCCGCTATCGTCACTATGTTTCTGTCCATGCTATGGCTGAAACGTTTTTTCAAAACCAGCGATATAATCAATTACGAAGCTAGTAAAGAGTACAGGGAGTCAGAAAGGGTTACGCAAA
The DNA window shown above is from Microbulbifer variabilis and carries:
- a CDS encoding SLC13 family permease — its product is MSLSLIVSAIIFLMIAARQWLPSSIRIWHIMTLGAIALLLMRQITFREAFWAIDWDLILYLFSVFSIASALYDTGISAQISHRILSIKHPSLVLTSYILVMAICAALLTNDAAAVIGVPIAIVLARNMKWGLIPLLITLCATVTIGSMVSPVGNPQNILIANAGNFDNMFVVFAQWTLVPAIVTMFLSMLWLKRFFKTSDIINYEASKEYRESERVTQKWPALLSAALLLIFIVLASILHNVDGIYHPSIGQIGLAACLPIYLASHERRRILREVDWPTLFFFVSMFVVTGSLLQSGSLQHFLKMGNIDLAEPETVAFVSFFASQLFSNVPVVEIYLNLLHQQDPQTLMMLSAISTVAGNLFIISAASNVIVLQQAEKFGVKPFNFWQFFYLMLPVSFISVLISYIWILWFASWQ